Part of the Spirochaeta isovalerica genome, TGTTTCGGATTAATTCTCGTCGTTTTATGCCACTGGGAACGGGCATTAGGGATATCGTCCATGAAAAAATAGACTTCTCCCAGTAAAAAGTGATAGTTTTCGTTGCCGCTCTCCAGAGCAATCAACTCTTTAAGCACTATTTCCGCTTCCCGGTAGTTTTTCATATCATAATAGAGATTTGCCAGTTGAAAAAGTCCTTTTTTCTTAAGCGGTTCATCTCTGGTATTTTCTATCATTAATTTGAGATATTTCTCACTATCATCGTAGTCCCCCCGATTGTAAAAATCATCAGCCAGACGCAGATACAAACGATCGGTCTTGTTGCGTTCCAGGGCTTTCATGTAAAAATCAATGCTCTTATCATAATCCTTTAGAAGGGAATAAGCCTGACCCAGATATTCATAACTGTCATCATTAATAAAACCGTCTTGAATCGATTTTTCCAGATGCATGGCCGCCTGATCGGCATAGTAATAATTTTTATGGAGATAAGCCTTTCCCAGAACATAGTGAATTCGCGATTCCATAGGCACACTGTCCAGCATAAGCGCTTTTTTCAAAAGAAAGATAGATCTGTCGATCATCGGAAGGGAACGCTCCACAGAAACCTGAGACACGCCTTTGTAAAAATAGGAAAAACCGCAATAAATAAGCGAAACAGCATGAAGCGGTTCCTCGTCGAGCTTGTTCTCCGTCAGCTCGATTATTCTGTCATACTCCTTCTCCTCCCAGAGAAGAGACACATCGACACTGTTAATATTGGATGTCAGATTTCTGTTCAGTCTGTCAGCGCCATATATGAGCGCTGCCAGAAGGGCCAGCAGGATAATTGCTGTTGAAGGGATAACCAGATGAATCCCCTTGCGGGAACTGCGTGTTTTTGTACGGACAGTTTTTTTCATACTTTATCCAGAAAAAGAAAAAATAACAGGACTGTAAGCCGGGTTCTGTAATCGATTGCCATCTATCTGACACTTCCTTTGCAGAAAGCGATTCCAGCGATCCACCCGCAGACTTAAGAACGAGAAATTCATCTGCTGCTTGATCTTGCTCCTGATGAGGTTTACCATGCCCCCTCCCTTACGGGAGGAGCGGTGGGCTCTTACCCCGCCATTTCACCCTTACCTCCGAAGAGGCGGTATATTTTCTGCGGCACTTTCTGTCGGTTTTACAACCGCCCGGGCGTTACCCGGCATCATTCTCTATGGAGCCCGGACTTTCCTCTACAGACAAAATGTCTGCAGCGGCAATCCGTCCTGTTATCACTATTTACTATATTTATTCGAAATCATCATCAACGAGATCGGCAAGCCCTCCGACAAACTCTTCTTCGTCATCTACCACATCGGTGAGTTCATCCTGAGTTCCAAAATAAAGGATTCTGCTGCAATAGGGACAAAAGAGAATTCCCTCTCCGGCCCGGACATCGTTGACAAACTGACCGGGAAGCATCATATGACAACCGGTACAGACACCGTTATTGACAGGAACGATACCTAAACCGGATTTATTCTTAATAATTCTTTCGAATTTAAAAAGAATGTCCTCATCCATTCCGGGAATTATGGCTTTCTCTTCGTCTAACAGCTGGTTGAGATCAACCTGCTTCGATTCGCTTTCGGCCTGGATTTTCTCATTTTCCTCTTTGAGTTCCTGCTCTTCAGCAGCAATCATCTCTTCGTCTTTTTTAAGCTGCTCGGTCATTTCTTCAAGAGCTCTTTCTTCTTTCTGAATTTCTCTTCTGAAGAACTGCTCTTTTTCAGTGGCAGATTTTATTTCCTTCTCAAGAGCTTCATATTCTCTCTGAGTGGAAATGACATCCATTTTCTTTTCGCTGTCTTCCCGGAGTGATTCCGCTTCGGCAAGCTCTCTTTTTAACTCGAGAAGACCCGATTTGGTCGTTTCAAATTTTTCATTGCTTTCTATATAGGACTTCTTCAGCCTGTTTAACAGTTCCTGTTTCTTTGCCAGAGCCCTCGGAATCTCATGAATTTCGTGCTCCAAATCAAATTTCTTCGATAGAATATCCTGCAACTGCTGCAATTTTTCAAATGTACTCTGCATATGGTAAAAACCCCTTAATTCTCCAGATAATCCTTAAGCCGCCTGCTTCTCTTAGGATGCCGCAAACGTCTGAGAGCCTTCGCTTCAATCTGCCTGATTCTCTCTCTGGTTACATTAAAATACAATCCAACTTCTTCCAATGTCAATGAGTAGCCGTCTTCAAGACCGAATCTCATTTTAAGAACTTCCTGTTCCCTCGGAGGAAGGGTTTCCAGAACATCCTGAAGCTGTTCCTGGAGTATGGTGAAGGCTGTCTGATTTTCAGGATTCTCCACCACTTTATCTTCAATGAAATCACCGAGAAGCGAGTCTTCCTCTTCCCCTATTGGTGTTTCCAGAGAAATCGGTTCGCGGGCCACATTTTTAACTGACTTAACCCGCGCAACGGTCCAGCCGAGTTTTTCGGCGATTTCCTCATCAGTCGGCTCACGCCCTTTAACCTGCATAAGCTGTCTGGATTCCCGGACCACCTTATTGATCTGTTCAATCATATGCACGGGAACCCTGATCGTTCTGGCCTGGTCAGAAATGGATCTGGTAATGGCCTGACGTATCCACCAGGTA contains:
- a CDS encoding tetratricopeptide repeat protein, which codes for MKKTVRTKTRSSRKGIHLVIPSTAIILLALLAALIYGADRLNRNLTSNINSVDVSLLWEEKEYDRIIELTENKLDEEPLHAVSLIYCGFSYFYKGVSQVSVERSLPMIDRSIFLLKKALMLDSVPMESRIHYVLGKAYLHKNYYYADQAAMHLEKSIQDGFINDDSYEYLGQAYSLLKDYDKSIDFYMKALERNKTDRLYLRLADDFYNRGDYDDSEKYLKLMIENTRDEPLKKKGLFQLANLYYDMKNYREAEIVLKELIALESGNENYHFLLGEVYFFMDDIPNARSQWHKTTRINPKHIGALTRLYG
- a CDS encoding zinc ribbon domain-containing protein encodes the protein MQSTFEKLQQLQDILSKKFDLEHEIHEIPRALAKKQELLNRLKKSYIESNEKFETTKSGLLELKRELAEAESLREDSEKKMDVISTQREYEALEKEIKSATEKEQFFRREIQKEERALEEMTEQLKKDEEMIAAEEQELKEENEKIQAESESKQVDLNQLLDEEKAIIPGMDEDILFKFERIIKNKSGLGIVPVNNGVCTGCHMMLPGQFVNDVRAGEGILFCPYCSRILYFGTQDELTDVVDDEEEFVGGLADLVDDDFE